In Rhizobium sp. BT04, the following proteins share a genomic window:
- a CDS encoding prepilin peptidase: MDTTYDLTLMPAAAALAVACTMTAAVLDHRHGHIPNAVTYPCLLTGFMLAAVSGGLAGIGLAFAGLLASGLIFIIAFAAGSCGGGDVKLMAALGAILGLWPAIDVTLASLMVGGVIAVFSMARRVQWSVLARTVGLFALLLPAGFRDAASVLKPRETHHTVRFGVAAALGLLWCLFMPDFTPLSLVR; encoded by the coding sequence ATGGATACCACCTATGATCTGACCCTGATGCCTGCAGCGGCGGCGCTTGCCGTCGCCTGCACCATGACCGCGGCGGTGCTCGATCACCGCCATGGTCACATCCCGAACGCCGTGACCTATCCCTGCCTGCTTACCGGCTTCATGCTGGCAGCCGTCAGCGGCGGTCTGGCGGGGATCGGCCTTGCCTTTGCCGGCCTGCTTGCTTCAGGCCTGATCTTCATCATCGCCTTCGCAGCCGGAAGCTGCGGCGGCGGCGACGTCAAGCTGATGGCGGCGCTCGGCGCCATTCTCGGCCTGTGGCCCGCCATCGACGTCACCCTTGCATCGCTGATGGTCGGCGGCGTGATCGCCGTTTTCTCCATGGCGCGGCGTGTTCAGTGGAGCGTGCTGGCCCGAACGGTCGGACTGTTCGCGCTGCTCCTGCCCGCCGGTTTCCGCGATGCCGCTTCGGTGCTGAAGCCGCGCGAAACCCATCATACCGTCCGCTTCGGCGTTGCCGCTGCGCTCGGACTTCTCTGGTGCCTTTTCATGCCTGATTTCACCCCTCTTTCACTCGTGAGGTAA
- a CDS encoding RtcB family protein: MSGQDLIDAGMSQGKWFRPALDAANAVLSKGGSVADALEAAKAFQPGPTLALRADNDIEIYSNIRAENAFEQDNVEKVNATMRALVRTPVVRSAAIMPDACPAGPVGTIPVGGVVASEAIHPGMHSADICCSMAISIFPGTDPKSLLDAVHAVTHFGPGGRPRGAQLKPSEATLSAFEQNPYLRDGVLSAGIEHFATQGDGNHFAYVGTMKSTGETALVTHHGSRAPGARLYDRGMKVANRFRERISPETHRENAWIPADTKEGDLYWSALQTIRQWTRENHYVLHDMAAERLSAKVADRFWNEHNFVFRKSDGLFYHGKGATPAFDNWAHDATDLTIIPLNMAEPILIVRGSNAAHGLGFSPHGAGRNFSRSAHMRQLSAEYGADSRGLSPNNIAAILEKETSGLDARFFSGFADVSELPSAYKNAANVRAQIEHYGLADMVDEVIPYGSIMAGDWQKNAPWRNKRR; the protein is encoded by the coding sequence ATGAGCGGACAGGATTTGATCGATGCCGGCATGAGCCAGGGGAAGTGGTTTCGCCCGGCTCTCGACGCGGCCAACGCGGTTTTGAGCAAGGGTGGTTCGGTGGCGGATGCGCTGGAAGCGGCAAAAGCCTTCCAGCCCGGGCCGACGCTTGCCTTGAGGGCCGATAACGATATCGAGATCTATTCCAATATCCGTGCCGAGAACGCCTTTGAGCAGGACAATGTCGAGAAGGTCAATGCGACGATGCGGGCGCTGGTGCGCACACCCGTCGTCCGTTCCGCGGCGATCATGCCGGACGCTTGCCCGGCTGGTCCGGTGGGAACGATCCCGGTCGGCGGTGTGGTTGCGTCCGAAGCGATCCATCCCGGCATGCATTCGGCCGATATCTGCTGCTCCATGGCGATCTCGATCTTTCCTGGCACAGACCCGAAGTCGCTTCTGGATGCCGTGCATGCCGTGACGCATTTCGGTCCCGGCGGTCGTCCGCGCGGCGCCCAGCTGAAGCCTTCCGAGGCGACGCTTTCGGCCTTCGAGCAGAATCCTTATCTGCGCGACGGCGTGCTGAGCGCCGGCATCGAGCATTTCGCCACCCAGGGCGACGGCAATCATTTCGCCTATGTCGGGACGATGAAGTCGACCGGCGAAACCGCGCTTGTGACCCATCATGGATCGCGGGCACCGGGAGCGCGGCTCTACGACAGAGGCATGAAGGTCGCCAACCGGTTTCGAGAACGCATCTCGCCCGAGACGCATCGGGAAAATGCCTGGATTCCGGCGGATACCAAGGAAGGTGACCTTTACTGGTCGGCGCTGCAGACGATCCGCCAGTGGACCAGGGAAAACCACTATGTCCTTCACGACATGGCGGCGGAAAGGCTCTCGGCCAAGGTCGCGGACCGCTTCTGGAACGAGCATAATTTCGTCTTCCGGAAGTCGGACGGGCTGTTCTACCACGGAAAGGGTGCGACCCCTGCCTTCGACAACTGGGCGCATGACGCGACCGATCTGACCATCATTCCGCTCAATATGGCGGAACCGATCCTGATCGTTCGCGGCTCGAACGCTGCCCATGGCCTCGGCTTCTCGCCGCATGGCGCCGGCCGTAACTTTTCGCGCAGCGCACATATGAGGCAGCTGTCTGCGGAATATGGGGCGGATTCGCGCGGTCTGAGCCCGAACAACATCGCGGCTATTCTGGAGAAGGAAACAAGCGGTCTCGACGCGCGGTTCTTCTCCGGTTTCGCCGATGTGTCGGAATTGCCGAGTGCCTACAAGAACGCTGCGAACGTGCGGGCGCAGATCGAGCACTACGGCCTCGCCGATATGGTCGACGAGGTGATCCCCTACGGGAGCATCATGGCCGGCGACTGGCAGAAGAACGCGCCTTGGCGCAACAAGCGCCGGTAA
- a CDS encoding RNA-binding protein, with protein sequence MVNKAIFKTYLGKLLPGTDTKNHEAAPAYQLTPREALAQYAVTGTFNGTFYADGAEQLDAVKTLALQVEPEFLAKVAVYAAEKGQMKDMPVTLLAMLSSLQSDAFARAFPRVVKSGKMLRGFVQVMRSGATGRKSLGTRPKKVVQAWLERASTEQILRAMVGNDPSLADVIRMVHPKPATEERKALYARAIGKPHDYAALPELVKALEAFRRDQTAPVPDVPFQMLTSLPLTREHWVEIARKGGWQMVRQNLNTFARNGVFEVEGFAEALAARLADPEEIRKAKVFPYQLMMAWKMVDGQVPDVVRDALQEAMDIAIANVPSLTGNVVLCPDVSGSMGSPVTGYRKGATSSVRCIDVAGLMTAAFLQRNPKARVLPFENDVVHVSLNKRGSVMTNAGKLAKIGGGGTNCSAPLKRLANEKAKVDLVVFISDNESWVDARGSGQPTAVMTEWARIKRVNPAAKLVCLDIQPHATTEAPTREDVLNIGGFSDAVYGVITAFAANSNGADGWVKAIEAIAL encoded by the coding sequence ATGGTCAACAAGGCGATCTTCAAAACCTATCTCGGGAAACTGCTTCCGGGAACGGATACAAAAAATCATGAAGCGGCTCCGGCCTACCAGCTGACGCCGCGCGAGGCGCTGGCGCAATATGCTGTGACCGGCACCTTCAACGGCACCTTCTATGCGGATGGGGCCGAGCAGCTCGACGCGGTAAAGACGCTTGCCCTTCAGGTCGAGCCAGAATTTCTCGCCAAGGTGGCTGTTTACGCCGCTGAGAAGGGGCAGATGAAGGACATGCCGGTGACGTTGCTCGCCATGCTCTCCAGCCTTCAGAGCGACGCCTTCGCCCGTGCATTCCCGCGGGTGGTGAAGAGCGGCAAGATGCTGCGCGGCTTCGTGCAGGTCATGCGCTCCGGCGCCACGGGTCGGAAGTCCCTCGGCACACGTCCGAAGAAGGTGGTGCAGGCGTGGCTCGAACGGGCGAGCACCGAGCAGATCCTGCGTGCGATGGTCGGAAACGATCCTTCGCTCGCCGACGTCATCCGCATGGTGCATCCGAAGCCGGCGACGGAGGAGCGCAAGGCGCTTTATGCCCGGGCGATCGGCAAGCCGCACGACTACGCGGCACTGCCTGAGCTCGTCAAGGCACTGGAAGCGTTCCGACGCGACCAGACGGCGCCGGTGCCTGATGTTCCGTTCCAGATGCTGACCTCGCTGCCGCTGACGCGGGAGCATTGGGTCGAAATCGCCCGCAAGGGCGGCTGGCAGATGGTGCGGCAGAACCTCAACACCTTTGCACGCAACGGCGTGTTCGAGGTCGAGGGTTTTGCCGAGGCGCTGGCGGCGCGGCTTGCCGATCCGGAGGAAATCCGCAAGGCAAAGGTCTTCCCCTATCAGCTGATGATGGCGTGGAAGATGGTCGACGGCCAGGTTCCGGATGTCGTGCGGGATGCGCTTCAGGAGGCGATGGATATCGCCATCGCCAACGTGCCGTCCCTGACGGGCAATGTGGTGCTGTGCCCCGACGTGTCGGGTTCCATGGGTTCGCCCGTGACCGGCTACCGCAAGGGCGCGACGTCCTCGGTTCGCTGCATCGATGTCGCCGGTCTGATGACCGCGGCGTTCCTGCAGCGCAACCCGAAGGCGCGGGTGCTGCCGTTCGAGAATGACGTGGTGCATGTCAGCCTCAACAAGCGGGGTTCGGTGATGACCAATGCCGGTAAGCTGGCGAAAATCGGCGGCGGCGGAACCAACTGCTCCGCACCGCTGAAGAGGCTGGCAAACGAGAAGGCCAAGGTCGATCTCGTGGTGTTCATCTCGGACAATGAGTCCTGGGTGGATGCGCGCGGGAGCGGACAGCCGACGGCTGTCATGACCGAATGGGCCAGGATCAAGCGGGTCAACCCGGCTGCAAAGCTGGTCTGCCTCGACATCCAGCCCCATGCCACGACCGAGGCGCCGACGCGGGAAGACGTGCTCAATATCGGCGGCTTCTCGGATGCCGTCTACGGAGTGATCACGGCTTTCGCGGCCAATAGCAACGGAGCGGATGGCTGGGTGAAAGCCATCGAGGCGATCGCGCTCTGA
- a CDS encoding TadE/TadG family type IV pilus assembly protein yields the protein MPGLPSTHTEHAGGAPAGGLMMRLHRDRRGLASIEFVLAAPVILLIVIFVIHANRISTKKVGTMLAMRNAAFAEANGLDCTSDFSNVFPIPALPALPGRDAMSCSRTPSHEGGGEPQRSFVWDDVQNTLKSDGRDFGDMVGDLADEKPQLVTATADRVYKFRDSDDLDTIRSLRWKDAFTVDDATLFASHNNETTRRGYDPTVRREIRDVADDSGDLFDGVFPGAK from the coding sequence ATGCCTGGGCTGCCGTCAACACACACTGAGCATGCAGGCGGCGCGCCGGCCGGCGGCCTGATGATGCGGCTGCACCGCGACAGGCGCGGGCTTGCCTCGATCGAATTCGTGCTCGCGGCGCCGGTCATCCTGCTGATCGTGATTTTCGTCATCCATGCGAACAGGATTTCCACCAAGAAGGTCGGCACCATGCTCGCGATGCGCAACGCTGCCTTCGCCGAGGCGAACGGGCTGGACTGCACCTCCGACTTCTCCAACGTCTTCCCGATCCCGGCTCTGCCGGCGCTGCCCGGACGCGACGCCATGAGCTGCTCGCGCACGCCGTCGCATGAAGGCGGCGGTGAACCTCAGCGTAGCTTTGTCTGGGACGACGTGCAGAACACCCTGAAGAGCGACGGCCGCGACTTCGGCGATATGGTCGGCGACCTCGCCGATGAGAAGCCGCAGCTGGTCACGGCGACCGCCGACCGCGTCTACAAGTTCAGGGATTCCGACGATCTCGACACGATCAGGAGCCTGCGCTGGAAGGATGCGTTTACGGTGGACGACGCAACGCTGTTTGCCTCGCACAACAACGAGACCACGCGCCGCGGCTACGATCCGACGGTGCGCCGGGAAATCCGCGATGTCGCCGACGATTCCGGCGATCTCTTCGACGGCGTCTTTCCGGGAGCGAAATAA
- a CDS encoding CpaF family protein produces the protein MAGMVRQSIRRENDGNDEQHLDTWIGPHSTDDVLSDRRSDDGDTVRHEHGSGGDAALMKAVSDDAAEQATFQVLTRALDKLLGPIRFLLEDPSVSEILINGTSDIFVERRGKLERADTRFASREDLESAARSIAQFSGKRLTPEEPSVEARLPDGSRVQMIQPPAARTGLCISIRRFLKEHRSIRDLVTQGSLTEESLSLLQAAVGLQKNVIISGGTGTGKTTMLNALSEAFADHERIIVIEDTSELQIRKEHVVYLEVTKPDRFGRGGASIRDLFRSSLRMRPDRIIVGECRGGEALDMIQAMTSGHSGSLSTVHANTPYDALHRLETLALMSDIDMPLRPLRAQIASAVDVVVQIARFKRTGRRRVIEISEIKGLNNDGQYIVESIYKLEGDGHSNSDGALLWTGVVPSFATDAIEELQGAERSEWMKAEAAVRATA, from the coding sequence ATGGCGGGCATGGTCCGCCAGTCGATCCGGAGAGAAAACGATGGAAACGATGAGCAGCATCTTGATACTTGGATTGGTCCTCATTCCACTGATGATGTTCTTTCCGACCGCCGTTCAGATGATGGCGACACTGTTCGGCATGAGCACGGTTCTGGTGGGGATGCCGCTCTGATGAAGGCCGTTTCCGACGACGCTGCCGAACAGGCAACCTTCCAGGTCCTGACCCGAGCGCTGGACAAGTTGCTCGGGCCGATCCGCTTTCTCCTCGAGGATCCGAGCGTTTCCGAAATCCTGATCAACGGCACATCCGACATCTTCGTCGAAAGGCGCGGCAAGCTCGAACGCGCCGATACGCGTTTTGCCAGCCGCGAGGATCTGGAATCGGCCGCGCGCAGCATCGCGCAATTCTCCGGCAAGCGGCTGACGCCGGAGGAGCCGAGCGTCGAGGCCCGCCTGCCGGACGGGTCGCGCGTGCAGATGATCCAGCCGCCGGCCGCCCGCACCGGGCTCTGCATTTCCATTCGCCGCTTTCTGAAGGAACATCGCAGCATCCGCGATCTCGTCACCCAGGGCAGCCTGACCGAGGAGTCGCTGTCGCTGCTGCAGGCGGCCGTCGGGCTACAGAAGAACGTCATCATCTCCGGCGGCACCGGCACCGGCAAGACGACGATGCTAAACGCGCTGTCGGAAGCCTTTGCCGACCACGAGCGCATCATCGTCATCGAGGACACGTCGGAACTGCAGATCCGCAAGGAGCACGTCGTCTATCTCGAAGTGACGAAGCCCGACCGTTTCGGCCGCGGCGGCGCCAGCATCCGCGACCTGTTCCGCTCATCGCTGCGCATGCGGCCCGACCGCATCATCGTCGGCGAATGCCGCGGCGGCGAGGCGCTCGATATGATCCAGGCGATGACCTCGGGCCACAGCGGCAGCCTTTCGACGGTGCATGCGAACACGCCCTATGACGCGCTGCACCGGCTGGAAACCTTAGCGCTGATGTCCGACATCGATATGCCGCTGCGGCCGCTGCGCGCCCAGATCGCCTCGGCGGTCGACGTCGTCGTGCAGATCGCCCGCTTCAAGCGCACCGGCAGACGCCGGGTGATCGAGATTTCCGAGATCAAGGGCCTCAACAATGACGGCCAGTATATCGTCGAAAGCATCTACAAGCTCGAGGGCGACGGCCATTCCAATTCCGATGGCGCATTGCTGTGGACCGGCGTCGTCCCGAGCTTCGCCACCGACGCGATCGAAGAGCTGCAAGGCGCGGAGCGATCGGAGTGGATGAAGGCCGAAGCCGCGGTGCGGGCAACGGCTTGA
- a CDS encoding TadE/TadG family type IV pilus assembly protein has translation MRAELERPLFDGAFWSSILHSRTFWIPEDHGALFGTFAIAMMLLASMLLLPRLSARRRRISELHGDTSGSTTMMDFVLVTPVFVFFMFVVFQFTILAKNHLFTHYAAYAAARSARVYFCPALPITIRSLIDAKTCDDDAAAGKADLAARLALIPAAPYDQLKCVGACQPPEEALKSLADASGLSKNWRAMHNQARYMFDPQNVTVTVDRAPMALYAAINRSPHVPVTAKVEARFLLLEYAGWVFARGQRKDGRYYTISTAEVNLL, from the coding sequence ATGCGCGCGGAACTCGAACGCCCCCTCTTCGACGGTGCCTTCTGGAGTTCGATCCTGCACTCGCGGACCTTCTGGATCCCCGAGGATCACGGCGCGCTCTTCGGCACCTTCGCGATCGCCATGATGCTGCTTGCCTCGATGCTGCTGCTGCCGCGACTTTCCGCCCGCCGGCGTCGGATATCGGAGCTGCACGGCGATACATCCGGCAGCACGACGATGATGGATTTCGTGCTCGTCACCCCGGTCTTCGTCTTCTTCATGTTCGTGGTCTTCCAGTTCACCATCCTAGCCAAGAACCACCTCTTCACCCATTATGCCGCCTATGCGGCGGCGCGCAGCGCCCGCGTCTATTTCTGCCCGGCCCTGCCGATCACCATCCGGAGCCTAATCGACGCCAAGACCTGCGATGACGATGCCGCTGCCGGCAAGGCCGATCTTGCCGCCCGCCTGGCGCTGATCCCGGCCGCACCCTACGACCAGCTGAAATGCGTCGGCGCCTGCCAGCCACCGGAAGAGGCGCTGAAGAGCCTTGCCGATGCCTCGGGCCTTTCGAAGAACTGGCGCGCGATGCACAACCAGGCCCGCTACATGTTCGATCCGCAGAACGTCACCGTCACCGTCGATCGCGCGCCGATGGCGCTCTATGCCGCCATCAACCGTTCGCCGCACGTGCCGGTTACCGCCAAGGTGGAAGCGCGCTTCCTGCTGCTCGAATATGCCGGCTGGGTCTTTGCCCGCGGCCAGCGGAAGGACGGCCGTTACTACACGATCTCGACGGCGGAGGTGAACCTGCTATGA
- a CDS encoding TadE/TadG family type IV pilus assembly protein — MTPTLIKRLHRDERGFLSPIILYMTIALALMIVWILNTGQMIYDKQRTQDTADAAALVHADWEARYLNIMAMNNVASSQATVVMATSVAYQLTTAELALRSGVILAKLAEYSFTEGFGPASLLPPMPPMPYCPGWQKVPIVGGIIYGACLAFQGFRATEATKAIAYTVAAQVKYDPWGLINKSSDIIDAMNDLNDYLVESFPQRVGNEALHLVRLNKSDHVVFHPPCESCNDAGEGAGGNLPVDRDGINPAAAYAEMCLAMANGTQGQDPLLMRGEFANRGFPNGKGPLTAGGVDGSHIRDWVNHESGIDDQLVEFYIFYEAFGPAYLSKIPFKAIIEQYADLSWWQELLLDGSFFVAEEFFGIEFGIVNPFQLPIDVPPRYSDKQTKDENDFTRKFDMIWNQVCGPAGGAISVAGASLPVVSFPKPYWLKGRVPFNFTPFGGEQLDDYQTLAIVSRAPRARLQIRIFKDKTPSAYAFAQSWVHNYTAFDLYTQDWLASLAPATLADDIGAVSNTIKQSPAADSYTGLTRVFDQGGANAWAAVNTH, encoded by the coding sequence ATGACACCGACCCTCATCAAACGTCTGCACCGCGACGAACGCGGCTTCCTCTCGCCGATCATCCTCTACATGACGATCGCGCTGGCATTGATGATCGTCTGGATCCTGAATACCGGCCAGATGATCTACGACAAGCAGCGCACGCAGGATACCGCCGACGCCGCCGCTCTCGTCCATGCCGACTGGGAAGCCCGCTATCTCAACATCATGGCGATGAACAACGTCGCTTCCTCGCAAGCAACCGTCGTCATGGCGACGTCGGTCGCCTACCAGCTTACGACAGCGGAATTGGCCCTGCGCTCGGGTGTCATTCTGGCGAAACTCGCCGAATATTCCTTCACGGAAGGCTTCGGCCCGGCATCGCTGCTGCCGCCGATGCCGCCCATGCCCTATTGCCCCGGCTGGCAAAAGGTCCCGATCGTCGGCGGCATCATCTACGGCGCTTGCCTGGCGTTCCAGGGATTCCGGGCGACGGAGGCCACCAAGGCGATTGCCTATACGGTGGCGGCGCAAGTCAAATACGATCCCTGGGGTCTCATCAACAAATCAAGCGACATCATCGATGCGATGAACGACCTCAACGATTACCTCGTCGAGAGCTTCCCGCAGCGGGTCGGCAACGAGGCCCTGCATCTGGTGCGCCTGAACAAGTCGGATCATGTCGTCTTCCATCCGCCGTGCGAGTCCTGCAACGACGCCGGAGAGGGTGCGGGCGGCAACCTGCCGGTCGATCGCGACGGCATCAATCCAGCCGCTGCCTATGCCGAAATGTGCCTTGCCATGGCCAATGGCACCCAGGGACAGGATCCGCTGCTCATGCGCGGCGAGTTCGCCAACCGCGGCTTCCCCAACGGCAAGGGTCCGCTGACGGCCGGCGGCGTCGACGGCAGCCATATCCGCGACTGGGTCAACCACGAGAGCGGCATCGACGATCAGCTGGTGGAGTTCTACATCTTCTATGAAGCCTTCGGCCCGGCCTATCTGAGCAAGATCCCGTTCAAGGCGATCATCGAGCAATATGCCGATCTCAGCTGGTGGCAGGAACTTCTGCTCGATGGCAGCTTCTTTGTCGCGGAGGAATTCTTCGGCATCGAATTCGGCATCGTAAACCCCTTCCAGCTGCCGATCGACGTGCCACCGCGCTATTCCGACAAGCAGACAAAAGACGAGAACGATTTCACCCGCAAGTTCGACATGATCTGGAACCAGGTCTGCGGCCCGGCGGGCGGCGCGATCTCGGTGGCGGGTGCTAGCCTGCCTGTGGTCTCCTTCCCCAAGCCTTACTGGCTGAAGGGACGCGTCCCGTTCAACTTCACGCCCTTCGGCGGCGAGCAACTCGACGACTATCAGACCCTGGCGATCGTTTCGCGCGCGCCCCGTGCCCGGCTGCAGATCCGCATCTTCAAGGACAAGACACCGTCCGCCTATGCGTTCGCACAGAGCTGGGTCCACAATTACACGGCCTTCGATCTCTACACCCAGGACTGGCTCGCATCGCTCGCCCCGGCCACGCTCGCCGACGATATCGGCGCGGTTTCGAACACCATCAAGCAGAGCCCGGCCGCCGACAGTTATACCGGCCTGACCCGTGTCTTCGACCAGGGAGGAGCCAATGCCTGGGCTGCCGTCAACACACACTGA